GCCGCTGTGGTGCGCAGACTGATCGCCGTCGTTTCGGCCAGCACGTCGATGGTGCGCCCGTCCTGCCAAGCATCGGTCACCGCGTGGGCCTGTGCGTTCATCTCCCTGGCGTAGCCCGGCAGGCGAGCCCGGTGGAACGCCGGCTGGATCATCCGCCGCTGCCGGCGATGGTCCTTGTGCAGGCAGGTGCCGAGGCCGTTGCCCAGGAACTCGCGGCTGCGGTCGAAGAGGAAGCCGCCCTTGTCGAAGGTACGGTCGTCCACGAGGACCCGGCGGACGAGCTCGGGAGCGCAGACGACGACGGGGCTGACGGGGCCGAGCCGGATGGTGACGATGTCTCCGAAGTCGGGCAGTGAACGCAGGAAGCGCAGTGGATCGCGCAGGAACCGCAGTGTGTGGCCGAGAAGCGGCAACGCCCCCGGCGCGACGACGAACGAGTAGTCGGCCTGCGCCATCGGTCCTCCACCGTTGTGGGTGCACATCCACCCGCACAGATCAGATCGCGCCGTGCCTCGAGGCCACCGACCGGCGAAACGGTGTGACCGACAACTGACCGCGGTCACAGGGCCGATGCCCGCGACCCCTCGGAAGGTGCCCTGTCAGTTTGGTACGCAAGCCAACCACATGAGGGCGCACGGAAGTAAGGTCTTGTCACATGGAGGTGCGGACCTGACCGTTCCTGCTCTTCACGCCACATCGTGCGCCCCCCGCTCAGGCCCGCAGCCCACAACTACCGGCTACACAAACCTCATTGCGAGACACACTGAGGCCCGCCAGTCACGACCGCGCGCGCTGGGGCGTACAACCACGCGCACCGCGCCGTGTGGCGGGCGGGAAGGTTGTCCCCGACGCTGTTCCTCGGCACGCCTTGATCGGAACCCCCATGGCCCTCACCTGCGCTGCGGAGTTGAGCCGTTATGCATAGTTCCCGTACCGCTTGGCATCCTCTGGGCGAAGCGCCTGTGCCGGCCCGCGAGACACGGCGCTGCCTGGACCGCGCCGCTGCCGCCTGTCTGGAGTCACAGCGGCCCAACGGCTCGTGGGCGACGCCCGCGCGCCCGCGCATTCTGGAGAACGCCCTCGCGGCCTTCGTCCTGGCCAAGGCGGAATGCGGTTCGCCGCACCACGACCGTGTGCGTGCCTGGCTCCGGCGGGCCGAGCCGCAGAGACACGACGCCTTCACGGCGGCGGCGGACGCGTGGCTCCGCGCCCTCGCCCTCGACGTCACGACCCCGCCCCCGCTGCCCGTCTTTCCACGCGACAGCGCCGCGTATCAGCGTCGCCTGTTGCTGCTGCGGACCCTGGGGGTGGCCGCGGGTGCGCCGGGCTGCTCCCCGTACGAGCTGCTGGACCACGCCACAAAGGCACTCGGCCACGGAGGCGGCGCCTCACTGACCGGCTGGCACCGGGCCCAGTTCCTGTCCGCCGCGATCATCGCCGGGCAGGCGGTGGGCCTGCCGGTGGACGAAGGCCTTGTCGCCGCGTTGGCCGCCGAGGAGGCCCCGGACGGCTCCTACCACGCCATGCCGCTGGTCACCGCCATGGCCTGTCTGGCACTGACCCGGGTCGCACCGGGGCGGGCTGCCACGCGGCGCTGCACGGCCAGGCTCCTGGCAGACCAACACGCGGACGGGACATGGCGGTTCACGACGTTCGACGTCTGGGACACCGGCCTGATGGTTCGCTGCCTGCGCGGCCACTCCGCCTTCGACGCGCTCGCCCGGCCCTCAGCGCTGGACTTCCTGGCCGACGCCCAGTCCCGGCAAGGAGGTTGGGGCAGTGTGTCGTCGGCGATCGCCGGCAGCGGACTGGACTGCGACGCGGACACCACGGGGAACACCCTGCTCGCCCTGGCCGGCACGGAACAGGGCCGCCGGGCCTGGCCGGCCGTCGCGGTCTACGCGCGGGAGAACCAGGACGACCGCGGTCTGTGGACCACATGGAGATCCTCCCGGGACACCGTGGCTCAGGACACCGTCGCGCACATGGTCGGCGGAATGCGTGCCCACGGCTGCACCGGGGTCGACGTCGGGCGGGCCGCTCGCTGGCTTGAGCAGCAGCACCGCGGTGCCCGTCGCTGGACCGCCGACTGGTATGTCTTCCCCGGTTACCCGGCCGCCGAGATCGGTCCGGTGGTGGGCTGGAGCACCGACGCCGCCCGCTCGGAGGCCAGGACCCTGGCGGCCACCCAGAACAGGGACGGCGGCTGGCCGGCGTTCCCCGGCGCGAGCGGTTCCAGCCCGGCGGCCACGGCCCTCGCCGCAACCGTCCTCGTCCGTTCCCGGATCAGCACGCCGCAGGCTCTCGCGCGGGCCGCCCGCTTCCTCGTCGAGACGCAACTCGGCGACGGCACCTGGGACGAGCCGGACCCCTTCATGAGCGGCCCGCGACCGTTCCTGACCGACGTGCCCGCCCAGGCGCACGCCCTGACCTGCCGAGGGCTCATGGATCTGCTGCGGCACCCGGAGGCGGCCCGGAGCCCACGGTCCGCGCCATGACCCGGGCCCCGACCAGCCCGCAGCGCAACGCACTCGCTCAGCCGCCAGGGCCCGTCCCGACCGGCCCGCCCGCCGTCGGCCGCCCACGCTGCGGACCGGCGGCCAGGAAGGGAGTACGCATGAACGAGCAGCCGCGTGATCCGCTCTCCATACCCTCGTTGTGGTGCCCGATCCCCAGCCGGATCCACCCGCAACGCGCCTTGGTCACCGAGTTCCAGCTCGACTGGAGCGTCCGTCACCGGCTTGTCGGGAGCGACGCCGAGTCGACGCGCCTCGCCGCCGCGGACATCGCCGGCCTCGCCGCCCGCTTCGTCCCGCGTGCCGGCCTGGCCGGCGCCCGGACCATGGCCGCCCTGCTCACCCTGACGTTCGTCATCGACGACCTCAACGACGAGGGACGGCTGCGCGGTCGGCCCGCCGAGTTCGAGCGCTACGCCGCGGCGCTCTCCCGGGCGCTCGACCGCGGCCCACTGGACGAACCGGCCGAACCGACGGTCCGGGCGCTCCATGACATCGGCCGGCGTCTGGGGCACTCGATGTCTCCCGGGCTCAGGGCACGCCTGGTCCGTGACTTCCGCGTCACCCTCGCCGCCGAGGTGCGCGAAAGCACGCAGCATGTCCGCCGGCTGCCGCCCGACCTCGACACCTATGTGCGCAACCGCCTCGCCACCACCTGGGTGCTGCCGCTCACGGACCTCGCGGCCGCCGTGGACGGCGCGGAACCGGCGCCGGCGGACCTGGACCGACCGGAGGTACGGGCGCTGACCGAGATGACCGGCCTCATCCTGGGCTGGGACAACGACATCTGCGGCTACGCCAAGGACCGTCGCGACGGTGTCGTCGACGTCAACAACCTGCCCGACGTCCTCGCCCGCACCACCGGCGCCGGCCCCGCCGAGGCCCTCGCCCAGGCCGTGGCGATGCGTGATCGGGTACTGGAGCACTGGCTGGGGCTGTGCGACCAGGTCAACGACACCGCGAGCCCCGCGCTGGCCGGCCATCTCGCCAGCCTCGCGTCCATGATCCGCGGGCACCTCGACTGGGCGGCGACCTGCCCCCGCCACACCGTCCCGCAGGGCGGCTCCGTCATCCGCATCACCCCCACGCGCCCCGCCCGCGAGCTCAGCGGCCCGGACCCGCTGAAGATCCCGTCGATCGCCTGGTGGGGGCGGCTGTCCAGCAGGGTCGCCGGGTAAGGGGGTACGAGGCGGGAGCCGGCACCTTCGTAAGCTGGACGCGATGAGACGCCGTACCCCGCCCCCGCCCTCTCCCCTGCCACAGCGCGACGGGGTGGATCCCGTGCGGGTGCGGTTGCCGCCCGCCGACACCTGGGCGACCGTGCGGGATCATCTCGTGGCGCGGCTCGCGCCCGGGGCCGCGGTGATCGACGGAATGTTCCACGCGGGGCGGATCGTCGATGTCACGGGACGTCCGGTGCCGTGGGACGCGGCGTACGTGCCGGGGATGTACGTGTGGTTCCACCGGGACCTGCCCGCCGAGGAGCGGGTCCCGTTCAAGATCGACGTCGTGTACCGCGACGAGCACGTGGTCGTGGCCGACAAGCCGCACTTCCTGGCCACGACCCCGCGCGGCAGTCATGTCGCCGAGACCGCCCTGGCACGGTTGCGGCGCGAGCTTGACATCCCGACGCTCGGGGCGGCGCACCGGCTGGACCGGCTGACGGCCGGCCTGGTGCTGTTCACCGTGCGTCCCGAGGAGCGCGGCAGGTACCAGGCGCTGTTCCAGGAGCGGCGGGTGCGGAAGGAATACGAGGCGGTGGCCCCTTACGACGCCGCACTCGACCTGCCCCGCACCGTGCGCAGCCGGATCGTCAAGGAGCGCGGGGTGGTCACGGCCCGCGAGGTCGAGGGCGAGCCGAACGCCGTGAGCCGGGTCGAGTTGCTGGAGCAGCGGGACGGACGCGCCCGGTACCGGCTGAGACCGCACACCGGTCAGACCCATCAACTGCGGGTGCACATGAGCGCGTTGGGGGTGCCGATTCTCGGCGACCCCCTCTATCCCGTGGTGACCGGCCCCGTGCCGGACGGTGATTTTCGTCGGCCGCTCCAACTGCTGTCGCGGGTGCTGGAGTTCGCCGATCCGGTCACGGGGCGCGAGCACCGGTTCGTCAGCTCACGTCTGCTGCGGGCCTGGTCGTCGTACGACGAGTGGGCCGACTAGCCCTCTCATCGGTCGGCTCAGTCGCCGCTCCACCACCGCAGGAGGCGCCGGAACACGTTCGGTCGGCCGACCGGTTCGGGCGCCGCGACCGGCGCCGCAGCCGGCATCGCGGCGGTGGGTTCCGGGGCGGCGGGCTGCTGCGGGGGGAGCTGTGTCTGCACGGTGCCGATCTGCCAGTCGTTCGAGCGCTGTGACGGCACCGGGGAGATGACGAGCCTCTCCATGACGTCCTGCTGGGGCTTCGGCGCGAACTCCACCGGCAGGGCCACCAGGTGCTGGTTGGAGATGGACGACCGCCAGCGCAACTCGTCCTCGTCACAGGCCAGTTCGACGTCGGGGAGACGGGTCAGCAGCGCGTCGACGCCGACGTCGGCGATGGCACGGCCGATGTCCTGGCCCGGGCACTCGTGGGAGCCGCCGCCGAAGGCGAGGTGAGAGCGGTTGCCCTGCATGTTGGCGGTGAGGTCCGGACGGACCCGGGGATCGACGTTGCCGGGCGCGATACCGAAAAGGAGGCCGTCACCCTTGCGAATGTGCTGGCCGCCCAGCTCGGTGTCCTGTTTGGCGAAGTAGCCGAGGATGGTGCTGAACGGCGGCTCGTCCCACAGGGACTGCTCGACCGCCTCGGGCACCGTCATCTGACCGCCGTTGAGCTGGGCGCGGAACCGCGGATCGGTGAGCACCACGCGCAGGACGTTGGCGAGGAGGTTGGCGGTGGCCTCGTACGCGGCGATCAGGACGACGCGCAGGTGCTGGCCCACCTCGTCGTCGGTGAGCCGCGCCGGATGGTTGATCAGGTGGCTGGTGAAGTCGTCCTGGGGGGCGGCGCGGCGGCGGACGGTGAGCCGCATCAGGACGTCCATGATGTACGCGTTGCTGGCGATGGCCGTCTCGCTGCCCTTGAGCATGTCGCGGGCGGCCTGCACGATCTGGTCGTTGTACTCCTCGGGCATGCCGAGGATCTCGCACATCACGGCCATCGGCAGGTACTCGGCGAACTGGCCGACCAGGTCGGCCCGGCCCTCTTCGCAGAACCTGTTGACGAGGTGCTGGGTCGCGCGGTTGATGTAGCGGCGGATACCCCGGTGGTCGATGGTGGACATGGCGCCGGTGACCGCGCCGCGCAGCCGCAGGTGTTCGTCGCCCTCGGTGTGACTGCAGATGGGCTGCCACGCGAGGTGCGGCATGAGCGGGTTCTCGGGCTTGACCATGCCCTGCCGCAGCGGGGTCCACAACCGCAGGTCACGCGAGAAGTGCGAGGCGGTGCGCACCATCTGCATGTTCTCGCTGTGGCCGAGCACCACCCAGATCGGCAGGTCGTCGTGCAGCAGCGCGGGGGCCACCGGGCCGTGCTCGGCGCGAAGCTCCTCGTAGACGGGCCTCAGATCCTCCGTCCCCGGACCGTACAGCCGGCGCAGCCCGCCGGGGCCGATGCCGTGGGCGGGGCAGCCGGGGGGTGGGGCGGTGAGGGGCTGGTCCGTGTCGGTCGGGGAGAAGGGTTCAGGCGTCACGATGGTGGCTCCGAAGCTGAGGTGGAATCAGGTGGGAAAGGAGAGGTCGAGGTCGGGTGCGCCGCTCACGCCGGCCTCTTCGCCGTCGCCAGGGCGTGGAGGAAGCGCATCAGCGTCATCAGGACGTCCCGGCTGGAGGCCCGGCGGCGGGCGTCGCACTCGATGATCGGGATCTCCTCGGCCAGGTCGAGGGCGCTGCGCAGATCCTCGATGGGGTAACGCGGCGCGTCGGGGAAGGAGTTGACGGCGACCACGAAGGGCACGCCCCGCTCCTCCAGTCGTCCTATGACGTCGAAGCTGACCTCGAGGCGGCGCGTGTCGATCAGGACGACCGCGCCGAGCGCGCCTTCGAACAGGCCGTTCCACAGGAACCAGAAGCGTTCCTGGCCGGGCGTGCCGAAGAGGTAGAGCACCAGCTGGTCGGTGATGCTGATCCGGCCGAAGTCCATGGCGACGGTGGTGGCCGTCTTCGACTCCGAGCCGTAGTTGTCGTCGACCCCGACGCCGGCCTGCGTCATGGTCTCCTCGGTGGTCAGCGGCCTGATCTCGCTGACCGAACCGACCATCGTCGTCTTGCCGACTCCGAAGCCGCCCACGATCACGATCTTCACCGCGGCCTGGGCCGTATGCGGCAGATGATCCTCTGTGCGTGGTCCGGGGATGGTGTCAGAGCCTTTGAAGTCCATGCATCACCGCTTCGAGGAGGGAACGGTCGGGAAGCGCCTGCCGCACGATCGGGGCGCGCGCCTGCACCAGTTCGGCCGCCAGCATCTCGGTGAGCAGTACGGTCATCACGCTGAACGGCAGGTTCAGATAGGCCGAGAGCTCGGCCACCGAGAGGGGGGCCGCGCACAACCGGAGCGTCGCCGTCTGCTCCGGTGTGGCCGAGGGCGGCGGGTCGGCGCGCGCCACGATTAAGGTCACCAGGTCGATGTCCGCCCGCTCGCCGTCGGGTCCGGCGACGACGTAGAGCCGTTCCGGGGCCTTCTCGTCGCCCTGCTTGGCGGTGCGCGGGACGGGCGGCGGGGGTGGTTGCCGGTTCTGATGTCGTCGCCGGCGTTGCGGAGGAGTCATACGGCCTGCCCGTTGCGTCGGGGTGGACTGGTGAGGTGAGCGCCGATGCGGACCACGAGGTCGCGCATGCGGTTGCTCATCAGGCCCGGTTCGGCGACCACGTCCGACAGGACCGCGAGATAGGCGTTGGGGCCGGCGGCCATCAGGTAGAAGTAGCCGCCGTTGATCTCGATGAGGACCATCTTCATCCGGCCGTCGCTGTCCGGGATCTCCTGGGCAACGGCACCCGCGAGGCTCTGCAGGCCCGCGCAGGCCGCGGCGACGCGGTCGGCCGCGTCCGGGTCGCCTCCGTAGCGAGCGATGCGCAGGCCGTCCGCGGACAGCACCACGATCATCTCGATGCCCGGTACTCCATCGGCGAGATCCTTGAGCATCCAGTCGAAGTTGGCTCGCTGCTGGATCACTTGGGGTCCCTCTCGTCGTCGGCCTCAAGGCGGGCCGGCTCGTTGGTCGGCTGGGCAATGTCGAACGGGTCGGGCGTGCCCTTCAGGCCGTTCCAGAACGCCTCGACCCACAGGCCCGGTTCGGGCTCGTCCTTCTCCTCCGGCTCGGGTTCGGGTTCGGGCGTCGCCCAGACGGAGCGGGCCTCCTCGGCCTCCCGTTCGGCGCGTTCGGCGGCGGCCTGTTCGGCCAGTCGGACACTGAGCGGCGTCTTGACCCGGCTGCGCCGCTGCGGCAGACCGCCCGCCGTCCACTCGGTGACCACGGGGACGTCGTCCTCCATGGAGACGCCGGCGGGAATGCGCGGGCTGGTGGGACGGCGCCGCTTGGGGGCGCGCTGGGGGGCCTCGATGCCGCCGATGTCGAGCTTTGGCGCGGCGGTGGCGCCGATGCCGTGGGCGAGGCCGGGCGCGATGTCCTCGGTCACCATCACGCGCGGCACGACGAGTACGGCGCGGACGCCGCCGTACGCCGAGGCGCGCAGCGAGATCTGCATGTCGTAGGCCTTGCACAGGCGGCCCACGACGGCGAGGCCGAGGCGCGGGGACTCGCCGAGCTCCTGGAGGTCGACGCCGGCCTTGGCGCGCTCCAGCATGCCCTCGGCCTTGGCGCGGGCCTCCTCGCTGAGGCTGACGCCGGCGTCCTCGATCTCGATGGCGATGCCGGTCTGCACCTCGGTGGCGGTGACGTGCACCTTGGTCTGCGGCGGCGAGTAGCGGGTGGCGTTGTCGAGGAGTTCGGCGCAGGCGTGGATGACCGGCTCGACGGAGATGCCGCGGATGTTGACCTTGGCGATGGTGTCCAGCGAGATGCGCCGGTACTCCAGGATCCGGGACATGGCGCCGCGCAGCACGCTGTAGAGCGGGACGGGCTGCGGCCACTGGCGGCCGGGGCGGCCGCCGCCGAGGACGGAGATGGAGTCGGCGAGCCGGCCGATCAGCGCGGTGCCGTGGTCGATGCGCAGCAGGTCGTCGAAGACCTCGGGGTTGCGGCCGTGGTCCTCCTCCATCTCGCGGAGTTCCTTGGCCTGCTGGTGCACGATCGCCTGGACGCGGCGGGCGATGCTGACGAAGGAGCGCTGGGAGGAGTCCCGCAGTGCTTCCTCGGTGTCGATGATGTCGAGGATCGTCCTGAGCAACCGCAGCTGCGACTCGGGCAGTTCAGCGTAGCTCGGGTCGACGTTGGGGAGTTGGCGAATCACCTCCGTGGGCGAATTTCCCCTGCGGAGCCAGTAGATGGCGTTGGGGGCGATCTCGCGTGCGAAGCGGAGCATCTGCTGCTCGTGGCCGGCGAGGCGCTGTTCCAGATACGCAATGTGACGGGCGCTCTGCTCGCGCAGGGTCCGCAGGCTGCGGCCGCGCCGGACCGCCTCGGCCGCCGTCGCGATCACCAGGAGCGTGGCGGCGGCGCCGCACCAGCCGACGGCGGCCCGGGCCGGGTCGGTCACCACGGCGACGGCGGCGCCGGTCACCGCGGCCATCAGTATCGCGGGCAGCAACAACACGCGCGCGTAAGGCAGTTCGCGGCGCCCGGGCGGGGATTGAACACTCACCATTTAGGCCCTCTGAAACGAATCGGCAGGGAGTCGCACATATGGGGAACAAGCGCACGAATACATCTCAACTCGGTGCGCTGCGGGCGAGCTTAGTCCGACCGGATCATCGCCGTGTCATATTCAGCAAGCCCCTGAAAAGGGACACCGGAAGCGAGTACTCTCGGCTCCATTTACACGGTGTGCCCACAGTCGCGCACAGCGAGTGACGGTGAATGCGGGTACGAAAATCACTCACCGTGACGAGTGAAGAACGGCTTCCGGCCGTGACCCGACGGCCGGTTCAGACGCCGGCGATGCGCAGCGCCGCGTCCGCCGTGGCCTCCGCGAACGCCGACACCGGGCGGTCGGGGTCGGAACGGTGGACGAGGATCACACCCTCGATCAGCCCGAACAGCAGATCCGTCCGAAGGTCGAGCTCACTCTTGGCGAGCGCCCCACCGGCGGGCGTCGCCGCTAGCAACTG
Above is a genomic segment from Streptomyces sp. SLBN-31 containing:
- a CDS encoding prenyltransferase/squalene oxidase repeat-containing protein is translated as MPARETRRCLDRAAAACLESQRPNGSWATPARPRILENALAAFVLAKAECGSPHHDRVRAWLRRAEPQRHDAFTAAADAWLRALALDVTTPPPLPVFPRDSAAYQRRLLLLRTLGVAAGAPGCSPYELLDHATKALGHGGGASLTGWHRAQFLSAAIIAGQAVGLPVDEGLVAALAAEEAPDGSYHAMPLVTAMACLALTRVAPGRAATRRCTARLLADQHADGTWRFTTFDVWDTGLMVRCLRGHSAFDALARPSALDFLADAQSRQGGWGSVSSAIAGSGLDCDADTTGNTLLALAGTEQGRRAWPAVAVYARENQDDRGLWTTWRSSRDTVAQDTVAHMVGGMRAHGCTGVDVGRAARWLEQQHRGARRWTADWYVFPGYPAAEIGPVVGWSTDAARSEARTLAATQNRDGGWPAFPGASGSSPAATALAATVLVRSRISTPQALARAARFLVETQLGDGTWDEPDPFMSGPRPFLTDVPAQAHALTCRGLMDLLRHPEAARSPRSAP
- a CDS encoding terpene synthase family protein, whose product is MNEQPRDPLSIPSLWCPIPSRIHPQRALVTEFQLDWSVRHRLVGSDAESTRLAAADIAGLAARFVPRAGLAGARTMAALLTLTFVIDDLNDEGRLRGRPAEFERYAAALSRALDRGPLDEPAEPTVRALHDIGRRLGHSMSPGLRARLVRDFRVTLAAEVRESTQHVRRLPPDLDTYVRNRLATTWVLPLTDLAAAVDGAEPAPADLDRPEVRALTEMTGLILGWDNDICGYAKDRRDGVVDVNNLPDVLARTTGAGPAEALAQAVAMRDRVLEHWLGLCDQVNDTASPALAGHLASLASMIRGHLDWAATCPRHTVPQGGSVIRITPTRPARELSGPDPLKIPSIAWWGRLSSRVAG
- a CDS encoding RluA family pseudouridine synthase; protein product: MRRRTPPPPSPLPQRDGVDPVRVRLPPADTWATVRDHLVARLAPGAAVIDGMFHAGRIVDVTGRPVPWDAAYVPGMYVWFHRDLPAEERVPFKIDVVYRDEHVVVADKPHFLATTPRGSHVAETALARLRRELDIPTLGAAHRLDRLTAGLVLFTVRPEERGRYQALFQERRVRKEYEAVAPYDAALDLPRTVRSRIVKERGVVTAREVEGEPNAVSRVELLEQRDGRARYRLRPHTGQTHQLRVHMSALGVPILGDPLYPVVTGPVPDGDFRRPLQLLSRVLEFADPVTGREHRFVSSRLLRAWSSYDEWAD
- a CDS encoding cytochrome P450; its protein translation is MTPEPFSPTDTDQPLTAPPPGCPAHGIGPGGLRRLYGPGTEDLRPVYEELRAEHGPVAPALLHDDLPIWVVLGHSENMQMVRTASHFSRDLRLWTPLRQGMVKPENPLMPHLAWQPICSHTEGDEHLRLRGAVTGAMSTIDHRGIRRYINRATQHLVNRFCEEGRADLVGQFAEYLPMAVMCEILGMPEEYNDQIVQAARDMLKGSETAIASNAYIMDVLMRLTVRRRAAPQDDFTSHLINHPARLTDDEVGQHLRVVLIAAYEATANLLANVLRVVLTDPRFRAQLNGGQMTVPEAVEQSLWDEPPFSTILGYFAKQDTELGGQHIRKGDGLLFGIAPGNVDPRVRPDLTANMQGNRSHLAFGGGSHECPGQDIGRAIADVGVDALLTRLPDVELACDEDELRWRSSISNQHLVALPVEFAPKPQQDVMERLVISPVPSQRSNDWQIGTVQTQLPPQQPAAPEPTAAMPAAAPVAAPEPVGRPNVFRRLLRWWSGD
- a CDS encoding ATP/GTP-binding protein; this translates as MDFKGSDTIPGPRTEDHLPHTAQAAVKIVIVGGFGVGKTTMVGSVSEIRPLTTEETMTQAGVGVDDNYGSESKTATTVAMDFGRISITDQLVLYLFGTPGQERFWFLWNGLFEGALGAVVLIDTRRLEVSFDVIGRLEERGVPFVVAVNSFPDAPRYPIEDLRSALDLAEEIPIIECDARRRASSRDVLMTLMRFLHALATAKRPA
- a CDS encoding DUF742 domain-containing protein, with the translated sequence MTPPQRRRRHQNRQPPPPPVPRTAKQGDEKAPERLYVVAGPDGERADIDLVTLIVARADPPPSATPEQTATLRLCAAPLSVAELSAYLNLPFSVMTVLLTEMLAAELVQARAPIVRQALPDRSLLEAVMHGLQRL
- a CDS encoding roadblock/LC7 domain-containing protein, which encodes MIQQRANFDWMLKDLADGVPGIEMIVVLSADGLRIARYGGDPDAADRVAAACAGLQSLAGAVAQEIPDSDGRMKMVLIEINGGYFYLMAAGPNAYLAVLSDVVAEPGLMSNRMRDLVVRIGAHLTSPPRRNGQAV
- a CDS encoding sensor histidine kinase KdpD, with translation MVSVQSPPGRRELPYARVLLLPAILMAAVTGAAVAVVTDPARAAVGWCGAAATLLVIATAAEAVRRGRSLRTLREQSARHIAYLEQRLAGHEQQMLRFAREIAPNAIYWLRRGNSPTEVIRQLPNVDPSYAELPESQLRLLRTILDIIDTEEALRDSSQRSFVSIARRVQAIVHQQAKELREMEEDHGRNPEVFDDLLRIDHGTALIGRLADSISVLGGGRPGRQWPQPVPLYSVLRGAMSRILEYRRISLDTIAKVNIRGISVEPVIHACAELLDNATRYSPPQTKVHVTATEVQTGIAIEIEDAGVSLSEEARAKAEGMLERAKAGVDLQELGESPRLGLAVVGRLCKAYDMQISLRASAYGGVRAVLVVPRVMVTEDIAPGLAHGIGATAAPKLDIGGIEAPQRAPKRRRPTSPRIPAGVSMEDDVPVVTEWTAGGLPQRRSRVKTPLSVRLAEQAAAERAEREAEEARSVWATPEPEPEPEEKDEPEPGLWVEAFWNGLKGTPDPFDIAQPTNEPARLEADDERDPK